From Candidatus Zixiibacteriota bacterium, one genomic window encodes:
- a CDS encoding M1 family metallopeptidase: protein MMVSPVPFSRLACLFVSLLPISACPSDTYWQQEVNYVMNVALRSDLRTITGRIDIEYVNNSPDTLHEIFLKAFPNAVQNGSCADKKSRRENDYSFADLKPEQEGKLTLSPATGGFGVRTIRWYQIDNTIITVTPDKPVRPGDTALFSFDFTTVLPSPHAMRMGLFRDVTKAVYWYPQVCVYDRKLGWVNSQYLGWGECYGDFGRFDVTIAAPEDQIIAATGLLLNESDVLPDTLRNALDRNNFVGPKASWPQFSFDTSRTKSWHYVAEKVNDFTFVSSSQFCLDSTGAGSVPIIAHILRAHAATWESAVRLGKEAVATLSELYYPYQWPVLRIVDCYSGMELPMMAQVSGDGPSPGFHIVIYHEIAHQWFMGQVGSNQTDRPFLDEGFTTFAEHDVMEKYLGRDGNVDNYRNWYQRAFAPHDEDRNLRGFRPLLLLMKQGYDKPMVFSYDQGEEYWPYRVSAYYKTAAMLHSLRSILGDSLFYAAMHKYCRDWMFRHPYEDDFATSMETSTGLELNNYLDQWFYGRARLDYSLAGLKSSHHDQTWEHTIKVKNRGRFVSPIDVAVVFEQGDTSYYTIPPEGISFAKPGHILLPTWNQFRRFDETYTFKVRARRKVKRVVVDPFELTMDINRLNNRSGLLPPIELRLDNMKYDRTPINAYALRWRPDIWYDEPNGVQIGLHAHGSFLETEAAFSLDARMGTESGRPMIDYRSRIPFRSSAPQASWLQQIVVSDYRTFLSAGFDIRHKPLYSQDDNETVRTKVGYISVKEDGPSGLDAGLIPYLPDFTWDAGNSHTAALEIAALRTFRYGSIGFSSSGVVGAFRSETANRSWLETLHRGKLTLTRRGRPWLQFGLEYLRVSGEPPLQYLYHLSRARSVDRFAQSQVFRSSGTFPRGWEDNFYLADNRVRGYQDHAVYLMQATGASLEITPPDLLPYQWFKVVPVIGRFLSQTDQTFFIDGSLINMPKIETWHQSGVSIGSIDDKWYMSGGLSVSTPPVWSNHHIRLDFPLYLNKPKPGEQEFDFRFSVAWILPLN from the coding sequence ATGATGGTGTCACCGGTGCCGTTTAGCAGACTTGCCTGTCTTTTTGTCTCCCTTCTCCCGATCTCCGCATGTCCATCCGACACCTACTGGCAACAGGAAGTCAACTATGTCATGAATGTCGCGCTGCGAAGCGACCTTCGGACGATCACCGGCCGAATCGACATCGAGTATGTCAATAATTCCCCCGACACACTGCACGAAATATTTCTCAAGGCGTTCCCCAACGCCGTTCAGAACGGCTCCTGTGCGGACAAAAAATCCCGCCGCGAGAATGATTATTCATTCGCAGACCTGAAACCGGAGCAGGAGGGAAAACTCACCCTCAGTCCGGCAACGGGTGGATTTGGCGTGCGCACTATTCGATGGTACCAGATCGACAATACCATTATTACGGTCACACCCGATAAGCCGGTCCGACCGGGCGACACGGCGCTATTCTCGTTTGACTTCACCACCGTGCTGCCGTCGCCGCACGCCATGCGGATGGGTCTGTTTCGCGATGTCACCAAGGCGGTGTACTGGTATCCGCAGGTCTGTGTGTATGACCGGAAACTGGGTTGGGTCAATTCGCAGTATCTGGGGTGGGGCGAGTGTTATGGTGATTTCGGGCGGTTCGACGTGACCATCGCGGCTCCTGAGGATCAGATAATCGCCGCCACAGGGCTGCTGCTCAATGAATCAGATGTCCTGCCTGATACGCTACGAAACGCGCTGGACCGAAACAACTTTGTTGGTCCGAAAGCAAGCTGGCCGCAGTTTTCGTTTGATACTTCAAGAACGAAGTCGTGGCATTACGTGGCCGAGAAGGTGAACGACTTCACATTCGTGTCGTCGTCGCAGTTCTGTCTGGACAGCACCGGCGCAGGCAGTGTGCCGATCATCGCCCACATTCTCCGAGCACATGCCGCCACCTGGGAGAGCGCCGTCAGGCTGGGTAAAGAGGCGGTCGCGACTCTCTCCGAACTCTATTATCCGTATCAGTGGCCGGTACTGCGGATAGTTGATTGTTACAGCGGCATGGAACTCCCCATGATGGCACAGGTGAGCGGCGATGGTCCTTCACCCGGTTTCCACATTGTCATCTACCACGAGATCGCTCACCAATGGTTCATGGGGCAGGTAGGGTCCAACCAAACAGACCGCCCGTTCCTCGATGAGGGGTTTACCACGTTTGCCGAGCACGACGTGATGGAGAAATACCTGGGGCGGGATGGCAACGTGGACAACTATCGGAACTGGTATCAGCGCGCATTCGCTCCGCACGATGAAGACCGCAACCTGCGCGGATTTCGTCCGCTCTTGCTTCTGATGAAGCAGGGTTATGACAAGCCGATGGTCTTCTCGTACGATCAGGGGGAGGAGTACTGGCCGTATCGGGTTTCTGCCTATTACAAGACCGCGGCCATGCTCCACTCCCTGCGTTCGATTCTCGGCGACTCGCTGTTTTATGCGGCCATGCACAAGTACTGCCGAGACTGGATGTTCCGCCATCCGTACGAAGATGACTTTGCCACTTCCATGGAAACAAGTACCGGTCTCGAACTGAATAACTACCTTGACCAGTGGTTCTACGGGCGGGCACGGCTCGACTATTCATTGGCAGGGCTGAAATCGTCTCACCATGACCAGACCTGGGAACACACCATAAAGGTTAAGAACCGGGGCCGTTTTGTATCTCCGATCGACGTCGCCGTGGTTTTCGAGCAGGGGGACACCTCATATTACACTATTCCTCCCGAAGGAATATCGTTCGCCAAACCGGGCCACATCCTGTTGCCGACCTGGAACCAGTTCCGGCGTTTTGATGAAACCTACACATTCAAGGTACGTGCCCGTCGAAAGGTGAAGCGGGTGGTGGTAGACCCGTTCGAACTGACGATGGATATCAATCGGCTGAACAACCGCTCTGGCTTGCTCCCGCCGATAGAACTCCGATTGGACAACATGAAATATGACCGCACGCCGATCAATGCGTACGCGCTGCGGTGGCGTCCGGATATCTGGTACGACGAGCCGAACGGTGTCCAGATTGGGCTGCACGCGCATGGATCGTTTCTTGAAACGGAGGCGGCCTTTTCATTGGATGCCCGCATGGGGACGGAATCCGGTCGACCAATGATCGACTATCGCTCGCGAATTCCCTTCCGCTCATCAGCTCCACAGGCTTCGTGGCTGCAGCAGATCGTGGTTTCGGACTACCGGACATTCCTGTCGGCCGGATTCGACATTCGTCATAAGCCGCTCTATTCGCAGGACGACAACGAAACTGTGCGAACTAAGGTGGGCTACATCTCAGTCAAAGAGGACGGTCCAAGCGGCCTCGATGCCGGTCTGATTCCGTATTTACCGGACTTCACCTGGGATGCGGGAAATAGCCACACCGCGGCTCTTGAGATCGCCGCTTTGAGAACCTTCCGCTATGGCAGCATCGGTTTTTCGTCCTCCGGCGTCGTTGGGGCTTTTCGCAGCGAAACTGCCAACAGGTCCTGGTTAGAGACTCTCCATCGGGGGAAACTAACCCTGACCCGTCGCGGCAGACCCTGGCTGCAATTTGGCCTTGAGTATCTTCGGGTCTCAGGTGAACCGCCGCTCCAGTACCTGTATCACCTCAGTCGCGCCAGGTCCGTTGACCGATTCGCCCAGTCTCAGGTGTTCAGGTCATCCGGCACGTTTCCCCGAGGGTGGGAGGACAATTTTTATCTGGCTGACAACCGCGTGCGCGGATATCAGGATCATGCAGTCTATTTGATGCAAGCTACTGGCGCTTCGCTTGAGATCACTCCTCCTGATCTCTTGCCTTACCAATGGTTCAAGGTAGTCCCCGTCATCGGCAGGTTCCTATCACAAACGGATCAGACGTTTTTCATCGATGGCTCACTGATTAACATGCCAAAGATTGAGACGTGGCACCAAAGCGGAGTTTCCATCGGTTCCATCGATGACAAATGGTACATGTCGGGCGGGCTATCGGTTTCGACCCCTCCCGTCTGGTCGAATCATCACATTCGTTTGGATTTCCCGCTATACCTGAACAAACCGAAACCAGGCGAGCAGGAGTTCGATTTTCGGTTCTCCGTCGCCTGGATACTTCCGCTCAATTGA
- a CDS encoding LysE family transporter, giving the protein MELLSLFFNSFVVGFTGAMMPGPLLTVDIAETPRSGWKTGPILSVGHAIAEIAVVVVLALGLAALTDNTVIVRVIALVGGLALLAMAGMMAYDTLKSRVSYDATAAHGSSHMKLTAKGITTTLVNPYWFVWWATIGLAFMVQAKGLGYVGPVVFYFGHIMSDFVWYTLVSVLIWNGRHLIMGRGLKILILTCVAFLLYLGVKFIHDGVTGAV; this is encoded by the coding sequence ATGGAACTCCTCTCCCTCTTTTTCAACTCCTTTGTTGTCGGGTTCACGGGGGCCATGATGCCCGGGCCTCTCCTGACGGTTGATATCGCCGAGACACCCCGCAGTGGCTGGAAGACCGGGCCGATCCTCTCGGTCGGACACGCCATCGCCGAGATCGCGGTCGTGGTCGTGCTGGCGCTAGGCCTGGCGGCGTTGACGGATAACACGGTCATTGTCCGCGTGATTGCGCTGGTCGGCGGGCTGGCGCTCCTTGCCATGGCAGGTATGATGGCGTACGACACGCTCAAGTCACGGGTGAGCTACGACGCAACCGCCGCACACGGGAGTTCCCACATGAAACTCACGGCGAAAGGAATCACGACTACCCTGGTGAATCCGTACTGGTTTGTCTGGTGGGCGACGATCGGGCTGGCGTTTATGGTGCAGGCGAAGGGGCTTGGCTATGTCGGTCCGGTGGTATTCTACTTTGGACACATCATGTCGGATTTTGTCTGGTACACGCTGGTGTCTGTTCTTATCTGGAACGGGCGACATCTCATCATGGGACGCGGGCTGAAGATTCTCATCTTGACCTGCGTTGCTTTTCTCCTGTATCTTGGCGTGAAGTTCATCCATGATGGTGTCACCGGTGCCGTTTAG
- a CDS encoding class I SAM-dependent methyltransferase, with the protein MDENRLYDDLAHLYPLIAGPEAYAREAEVWKQILREKLGPGRHRILELGVGGGFNLSHFTAEYDAVAVDLSPKMVANSMRLNPDVPHSVGDMRTVRLNQTFKAVLIHDAICYLTTEDDLRQTFETVNLHLETGGVVIAAPDWYKETFIDGQVRHNTMRAGDTLLTHIEYEYDSDPDDTKNDMILLYFIRQGKALRIEQDHHILGLFPAETWLRIIKACGFIVERRLCCVHEDGREAWALVGVKTG; encoded by the coding sequence ATGGACGAAAACCGGCTGTACGATGATCTAGCGCATTTGTATCCGCTCATAGCGGGACCGGAGGCATATGCCCGTGAAGCCGAGGTCTGGAAACAGATTCTTCGCGAGAAGCTCGGTCCCGGACGGCATCGTATATTGGAATTAGGCGTGGGTGGTGGCTTCAACTTGTCGCATTTCACAGCCGAGTACGATGCTGTCGCGGTCGATCTTTCCCCCAAGATGGTGGCCAATTCTATGCGGTTGAATCCCGATGTACCGCATTCCGTCGGGGACATGCGGACAGTCCGGCTCAATCAGACATTCAAAGCAGTGCTTATTCATGACGCGATCTGTTATCTTACGACTGAGGACGACCTGCGGCAGACGTTTGAAACAGTGAATCTCCACTTGGAGACGGGAGGAGTTGTCATAGCGGCGCCTGATTGGTACAAGGAGACGTTTATCGACGGCCAGGTGCGCCATAACACCATGCGGGCCGGGGACACTTTGTTGACACACATCGAATACGAATACGATTCCGACCCTGATGACACCAAAAACGACATGATCCTGTTATATTTCATTCGGCAGGGGAAAGCGCTCAGGATCGAGCAGGACCATCACATTCTGGGCCTGTTTCCGGCGGAGACCTGGCTCCGGATTATCAAAGCGTGTGGCTTCATAGTCGAACGTCGCCTCTGCTGCGTTCACGAGGACGGCCGCGAGGCCTGGGCACTGGTGGGAGTGAAGACGGGGTGA
- a CDS encoding enoyl-CoA hydratase-related protein, which yields MADYKNLLVEKKGAVLVVTVNRERALNALNKETINELQQLFSFHWTDDSIRCVVLTGAGEKAFVAGADITELADLDVRSGTELSARGLYLMKTIQNFPKPVIAAVNGFALGGGCELAMACDIRLASEKAKLGQPEVNLGIIPGYGGTQRLPRLVGKGKALQMILTGEIINAQEAYRIGLVDELYPPDQLMTKAFEMAELIASKAPLAITSAKECVHRGLDINLTAGCDLEKATFGSICGTGDKNEGMEAFLEKRKPQFTGH from the coding sequence ATGGCTGATTACAAGAATCTCCTGGTGGAGAAAAAGGGCGCGGTGCTGGTTGTAACTGTCAACCGCGAAAGGGCACTGAATGCCCTCAACAAAGAAACAATCAACGAGCTGCAGCAGTTGTTCAGTTTCCACTGGACCGATGACAGTATCCGCTGTGTGGTGCTGACGGGCGCCGGCGAGAAGGCGTTCGTGGCCGGCGCCGATATCACGGAACTGGCAGACCTCGATGTCCGCAGCGGCACCGAGCTGTCGGCGCGCGGGCTGTATCTGATGAAGACCATCCAGAACTTCCCCAAGCCGGTGATCGCCGCTGTCAACGGTTTTGCGCTCGGTGGTGGGTGTGAGTTGGCAATGGCGTGTGATATTCGGCTCGCTTCGGAGAAGGCCAAGCTGGGTCAGCCGGAAGTCAATCTGGGAATAATCCCCGGTTACGGCGGCACGCAGCGGTTGCCGCGTCTGGTCGGCAAAGGAAAGGCGCTCCAGATGATACTTACCGGCGAGATCATCAATGCACAGGAAGCGTACCGGATCGGGCTTGTCGATGAGCTGTACCCACCCGACCAGTTGATGACTAAGGCGTTTGAGATGGCAGAGCTGATCGCCAGCAAAGCGCCGCTCGCTATTACTTCCGCCAAAGAATGTGTTCACCGGGGTCTGGATATCAATCTGACCGCCGGGTGTGACTTAGAAAAGGCGACTTTTGGCTCGATCTGCGGCACCGGCGACAAAAACGAGGGGATGGAGGCGTTTCTGGAGAAACGGAAACCGCAGTTTACAGGCCATTGA
- a CDS encoding 3-hydroxybutyryl-CoA dehydrogenase gives MTKVGIVGFGQMGSGIGQVAAAAGYKVVAREVSDELFKKGLGYITKTLDKAIEKGKADQALKDKVVGNIKGTTALKDLADCDIICEAVIENLDAKKTVYRELDGVCKPETIFASNTSSLSIGDMASVTNRRDRFVGLHFFNPVAVMKLCEVVKTLDTSEQTFKTAFAFAESVGKTCVTAKDSPGFVVNVLLVPYLLDGIRQYERGLASREDIDNAMMLGCGHPMGPLTLTDFIGLDTILYIADIMFEEFKDSHYAAPPLLRRMVNAGYLGRKSGRGFYDYGRK, from the coding sequence ATTACAAAAGTAGGTATCGTAGGATTTGGGCAAATGGGGTCGGGGATAGGGCAAGTTGCGGCCGCGGCCGGATATAAAGTCGTGGCGCGCGAGGTGTCCGATGAGCTTTTCAAAAAGGGGCTGGGGTATATCACCAAGACTCTCGACAAGGCAATCGAAAAGGGAAAGGCTGACCAGGCGCTGAAAGACAAGGTGGTCGGGAATATCAAAGGGACGACTGCGCTGAAAGACCTGGCCGACTGCGATATCATCTGCGAAGCTGTAATCGAAAATCTCGATGCCAAAAAGACCGTTTACAGAGAACTCGATGGCGTTTGCAAGCCGGAGACGATCTTCGCGTCCAATACGTCGTCGCTATCAATTGGCGACATGGCTTCGGTCACCAATCGTCGTGACCGGTTTGTCGGCCTGCACTTTTTCAATCCAGTGGCGGTGATGAAACTGTGCGAAGTAGTGAAGACGCTGGATACATCGGAGCAGACCTTCAAGACGGCGTTCGCATTCGCCGAGTCGGTCGGGAAAACCTGCGTGACGGCGAAAGATTCCCCTGGTTTCGTCGTGAATGTTTTACTGGTGCCGTACTTGCTTGATGGTATACGTCAGTACGAGCGTGGCTTGGCCTCGCGTGAGGATATCGACAACGCCATGATGCTGGGATGCGGGCACCCCATGGGACCGCTGACCCTGACTGATTTCATCGGTCTGGATACGATCCTCTACATCGCGGATATCATGTTCGAGGAGTTCAAGGATTCGCACTATGCCGCACCGCCGCTTCTACGACGGATGGTCAACGCAGGTTATTTGGGCAGGAAAAGTGGCCGCGGGTTTTATGATTACGGGCGCAAATAA
- a CDS encoding GNAT family N-acetyltransferase, which yields MTEPTGVKADIIRYTEEYSEVVRSWIDSEETYFNVCRGKDFPPAEDIVDSWQREGVSSFLLFANRQPVAYGELWPRPAERAVEINHVIVDQYKRLQGYGTKTLQLLYERAAQRPHIIKVVINLYGDSQAALGCYVKAGFELYGTSPHTMGLRMMRMVKR from the coding sequence GTGACGGAACCGACTGGCGTAAAAGCCGACATCATTCGATACACCGAAGAGTATTCCGAGGTGGTCCGCTCCTGGATTGACTCCGAAGAAACCTATTTCAATGTTTGTCGCGGCAAGGATTTTCCGCCTGCCGAAGATATTGTCGACAGTTGGCAGCGCGAAGGAGTCAGCTCTTTTCTGCTGTTCGCGAATCGTCAACCGGTCGCCTACGGTGAACTCTGGCCCCGTCCCGCGGAGCGTGCGGTGGAAATTAACCACGTGATCGTCGACCAATACAAGCGGCTGCAGGGGTATGGCACAAAGACACTGCAACTTCTGTACGAGCGAGCGGCCCAGCGCCCGCACATCATCAAAGTTGTGATCAACTTGTATGGCGACAGCCAGGCGGCGCTCGGGTGTTATGTCAAAGCCGGATTTGAGCTGTATGGCACCTCGCCGCACACCATGGGGCTGCGCATGATGCGGATGGTAAAACGTTAG
- a CDS encoding acyl-CoA dehydrogenase family protein, whose amino-acid sequence MIDFSFTDNQLAVRDMARDVAGRVILPKIQEYDRSQKLNPDLLPALAEANLLGFCIPEQYGGLGMDYISLGLASEELEYGDTSARVILSVHIGLFSLPVLTWANKSQKQKYLVPAAKGEKIATFGLTEPAAGSDVVGIQTTAVKKGDKYILNGEKMWISLADVADYFLIFAWTDLDKKKKRDHTGMSAFIVERQWPGLTTGTIHGKLGVRAGNTGWISMQDVAVPAENLVHKEGAGFKIAMFCLDQGRYTVAAGSCGLIKACRDACVKYSFERRTFEHQIAEHQLVKQMIANMEAAYEYSSYLWMKAGWLKNQGQRATRATSLAKWIACREAEASAANAVQVFGAYGFSDEYPVERFYRNSKGASIYEGTREIHTLMQADYALGFRKDEPTEKDLPEVSQ is encoded by the coding sequence ATGATAGACTTTTCCTTTACGGACAACCAGCTCGCCGTACGTGATATGGCGCGCGATGTGGCCGGCCGGGTGATACTCCCGAAAATCCAGGAATACGACCGCTCGCAGAAGCTGAATCCCGATCTTCTTCCGGCCCTGGCCGAGGCGAACCTGCTTGGGTTCTGCATTCCGGAGCAATATGGCGGGCTGGGGATGGACTATATTTCGCTGGGGCTGGCTTCAGAGGAACTGGAATACGGCGATACCTCGGCGCGCGTCATCCTGTCCGTACATATTGGCTTGTTCTCCTTACCTGTCCTGACGTGGGCCAACAAATCGCAGAAACAGAAGTATTTGGTCCCGGCTGCCAAAGGAGAGAAGATAGCCACATTCGGTTTGACCGAACCGGCTGCCGGAAGCGACGTGGTAGGAATTCAGACGACCGCGGTCAAAAAGGGGGACAAGTATATTCTGAACGGTGAGAAGATGTGGATTTCGCTGGCCGATGTGGCGGACTATTTTCTAATCTTCGCCTGGACCGATCTGGACAAGAAGAAAAAGCGGGACCACACCGGTATGTCCGCATTCATTGTCGAGCGTCAATGGCCGGGCCTGACCACCGGTACCATTCACGGCAAGCTTGGCGTGCGTGCCGGCAACACCGGGTGGATTTCGATGCAGGACGTGGCAGTACCGGCCGAAAATCTGGTGCACAAAGAAGGGGCCGGATTCAAGATCGCGATGTTTTGCCTTGATCAGGGGAGGTATACGGTGGCAGCGGGATCTTGCGGGCTTATAAAGGCATGCCGCGATGCCTGCGTTAAATACTCATTCGAGCGGAGAACTTTCGAACATCAAATCGCCGAGCACCAGTTGGTCAAGCAGATGATCGCCAACATGGAGGCCGCGTACGAATACAGCAGCTATCTTTGGATGAAAGCCGGCTGGCTGAAGAATCAGGGGCAGCGTGCGACCCGCGCCACCTCACTCGCCAAGTGGATCGCCTGCCGTGAGGCCGAAGCCAGCGCCGCCAACGCTGTGCAAGTGTTCGGGGCGTATGGCTTCTCTGATGAATATCCGGTCGAGCGGTTCTATCGCAATTCCAAGGGGGCTTCTATTTATGAGGGAACCCGCGAGATTCACACCCTGATGCAGGCGGACTATGCGCTCGGATTCCGCAAAGACGAGCCAACGGAGAAAGATTTGCCGGAAGTCAGTCAATGA
- a CDS encoding redoxin domain-containing protein: protein MPDSKSIAKNVITLLLVLIVAFAGVYLGMRFRERQSSPPVMEQQFITKLTVSTPFPDVAVLSEDGVTNSTGQLLGGKPAVVLFLEFGCPPCKVMTAKWEQARTDEKLAELNLFGLTFSPQHEIRKYRLDNKLTFPVYADTGNVFMDRFEVTNYPYMVAINRTGAIVSHSFDANEEIDADELMRLLEK from the coding sequence ATGCCCGATTCGAAGTCGATAGCCAAGAATGTCATAACGCTCCTGTTGGTGCTGATTGTTGCTTTTGCCGGCGTGTATCTCGGCATGCGATTCCGTGAGCGGCAGAGTTCGCCGCCCGTGATGGAGCAGCAGTTCATTACCAAGCTCACCGTCAGTACCCCATTTCCCGACGTTGCCGTACTGAGCGAGGATGGCGTGACTAACAGCACGGGACAACTGCTCGGCGGCAAGCCAGCCGTCGTCTTGTTTTTGGAATTCGGCTGCCCTCCGTGCAAGGTCATGACGGCCAAGTGGGAACAGGCCCGGACCGACGAAAAACTCGCCGAACTGAACCTCTTCGGCCTCACCTTCAGTCCGCAGCATGAGATCCGCAAGTATCGGCTCGACAACAAGCTCACTTTCCCCGTCTATGCCGACACGGGCAACGTCTTCATGGACAGGTTCGAAGTTACGAATTATCCGTACATGGTGGCGATCAATCGAACGGGTGCTATTGTCTCACATAGCTTTGACGCCAATGAGGAGATCGATGCCGACGAGTTGATGCGGCTCCTTGAGAAATAA
- the hypF gene encoding carbamoyltransferase HypF — translation MTSVSSTTGRLRRRLSVQGIVQGVGFRPFVYRLANELQLAGFVQNDSSGVTIEIEGHPEVLDRFVGRLRSDSPPLSRLTGLSVEHISADGGTTFAIIGSKDALSPQTIIPPDIATCDDCLRELFDPTDRRFHYPLINCTNCGPRFTIVEGVPYDRPSTSMKIFPMCPACAAEYHEPTNRRFHTQPNACPACGPSLTLMDGSGNAIPGDPIDETVRLLRAGKILAVRGVGGFHLACDPTNDTAVSELRRRKGRAEKPFALMAPSLDSVRKFCDVSTDESTLLCDYRRPIVLLRAKTGHKLSGLAAPGNPFLGFMLAYSPLHHLLLRGNFDALIMTSGNFAEEPIAIGCEEALERLAPLADYFLLHDREILQRCDDSIMRIASGSPRLIRRARGFVPEPVFLKSDLHRPTLAVGGELKNTVALGRNDVVFLSQHIGDLDNPSALGFFEHCMAHLKSILGITPELIACDLHPEYLSTKWAAKQGLKCVQVQHHHAHLVSVMAENGVSERTIGIILDGTGYGTDGTIWGGEVLVGDAADFERFAWLAPVPMPGRTAAIRQPWRMALAYLQYAYGDDFRALDVPLLNEIPATHRDTVLQAITRHINSPLTSSCGRLFDGIAAILGTRNEVTFEAQAAMELEFLAHESKSAMPGNMPVLVTARGPLDFRHLIRTVVEGIARDVHRRDLAHAFHVGLVELFLKAATAARQETDIKRVALSGGVYQNLLFFEEMVRRLREEQFEILTHVQVPTNDGGLALGQIVAANAMASRGSLGKKSI, via the coding sequence ATGACCAGCGTGAGTTCCACGACAGGCCGCCTGAGGCGACGTCTCAGCGTCCAGGGGATTGTGCAGGGGGTCGGGTTTCGCCCGTTTGTCTACAGGCTCGCCAACGAGCTGCAACTTGCTGGATTTGTTCAAAATGACAGCAGCGGTGTTACCATCGAGATCGAAGGGCATCCTGAGGTGCTTGACCGGTTCGTCGGTCGGCTGCGATCGGATTCTCCCCCTCTGAGCCGCCTCACCGGTCTGTCGGTCGAACATATCAGCGCCGACGGCGGAACAACGTTCGCCATCATCGGCAGCAAGGATGCACTATCGCCACAGACGATTATCCCTCCCGATATCGCCACCTGCGATGACTGTCTTCGCGAACTGTTCGACCCGACCGACCGCCGCTTTCACTACCCCCTCATCAACTGCACGAACTGCGGTCCGAGGTTTACGATTGTCGAAGGTGTCCCCTATGACCGGCCGTCTACGTCGATGAAAATATTCCCCATGTGTCCCGCGTGCGCAGCGGAGTACCACGAGCCGACAAATCGAAGATTCCACACCCAGCCGAACGCCTGCCCAGCGTGCGGCCCAAGTCTGACGCTCATGGATGGCAGCGGTAACGCGATACCCGGTGATCCGATCGACGAAACCGTGCGACTGCTCCGGGCAGGCAAGATACTCGCCGTCCGGGGGGTAGGCGGATTCCACTTGGCGTGCGACCCAACGAACGATACTGCGGTCTCTGAACTTCGGCGCCGAAAAGGGCGCGCCGAAAAGCCGTTCGCTCTGATGGCCCCGTCGCTGGACAGCGTGCGGAAGTTCTGCGACGTATCGACCGACGAATCCACTCTGCTGTGCGACTACCGACGACCAATCGTGTTGCTCCGTGCCAAAACCGGCCACAAGCTCTCCGGGCTTGCTGCACCAGGCAATCCGTTTCTCGGCTTCATGCTGGCCTACAGCCCGCTCCATCACCTTCTCTTGAGGGGCAACTTCGACGCCCTGATCATGACGAGCGGAAACTTCGCCGAGGAGCCGATAGCCATTGGCTGTGAAGAGGCGCTTGAACGGCTCGCGCCCCTTGCGGACTATTTCTTGCTTCACGATCGTGAAATCCTGCAGCGGTGCGATGATTCGATCATGCGCATAGCCTCAGGCTCTCCACGTCTTATCAGACGCGCCCGGGGATTCGTCCCTGAACCGGTGTTTCTCAAGAGCGATCTTCACCGGCCTACTCTGGCGGTTGGCGGGGAATTGAAGAATACGGTGGCGCTCGGACGAAATGATGTCGTTTTTCTCAGCCAGCATATTGGCGACCTCGACAACCCGTCGGCATTGGGATTTTTCGAACATTGCATGGCCCATCTCAAGTCGATACTCGGGATCACTCCTGAGCTGATTGCGTGTGACCTGCATCCGGAGTATCTCTCGACAAAATGGGCTGCAAAACAGGGGCTGAAGTGTGTGCAGGTTCAGCATCATCACGCACATCTTGTTTCGGTGATGGCGGAGAACGGTGTGAGCGAGCGCACCATTGGGATCATTCTCGATGGCACCGGCTATGGCACCGATGGCACCATATGGGGCGGAGAGGTTCTTGTCGGAGACGCGGCCGACTTTGAGCGGTTTGCCTGGCTGGCGCCCGTGCCGATGCCGGGCAGAACGGCAGCGATTCGTCAGCCATGGCGGATGGCGCTGGCTTACCTGCAGTATGCGTATGGCGACGATTTCCGTGCCCTCGATGTTCCGCTCCTGAACGAGATTCCCGCTACTCATAGAGATACCGTGCTGCAGGCGATCACTCGTCACATAAACTCCCCCCTCACGTCGAGCTGCGGACGTTTGTTTGATGGCATTGCGGCAATTCTGGGGACTCGCAATGAAGTGACCTTCGAGGCGCAGGCTGCAATGGAATTGGAGTTCCTCGCGCACGAGTCGAAATCGGCTATGCCGGGGAATATGCCGGTGTTGGTTACCGCACGCGGTCCACTCGACTTCCGGCATCTGATACGTACAGTAGTCGAGGGCATTGCGCGTGACGTCCACCGACGCGACCTGGCCCATGCGTTTCACGTTGGTCTTGTCGAGTTGTTCCTAAAAGCTGCAACGGCCGCCCGCCAGGAAACCGACATCAAACGCGTGGCGCTCAGTGGCGGTGTGTATCAGAACCTGTTATTCTTTGAAGAAATGGTCCGCCGACTGCGAGAGGAGCAGTTCGAAATCCTGACCCACGTGCAGGTGCCAACCAACGACGGCGGCCTTGCCTTGGGCCAGATCGTGGCGGCGAATGCGATGGCCTCCAGGGGATCGCTTGGTAAAAAGTCCATTTGA